One window from the genome of Nocardia higoensis encodes:
- a CDS encoding ABC transporter ATP-binding protein, whose amino-acid sequence MDIAISSLRKTFGRTTALDELDLEVSRGEVHGFLGPNGAGKTTTIRVLLGLLRPDGGSVQLLGRDPWRDAVSLHRRLAYVPGDVELWPNLTGGEAIDVFARLRGAANPARRDELIERFDLDPTKKARTYSKGNRQKVALIAALASDAELFLLDEPTAGLDPLMEVVFQDVVAEVKARGGTVLLSSHILAQVEKLADRVSIIRAGRVVQTGTLTELRHLTRTTIEAVTERPIGDLCSLPGVHNVHTEDGKVRFDVDADTLDDAVAEISRAGLRALTSHPPTLEELMLRHYGGEFATSGNGALK is encoded by the coding sequence ATGGACATCGCAATCTCCAGCCTGCGTAAGACTTTCGGCCGCACCACCGCCCTCGATGAGCTCGATCTCGAGGTGAGCCGAGGCGAGGTACACGGGTTCCTGGGTCCCAACGGCGCCGGGAAGACCACGACGATCCGCGTGCTGCTGGGTCTGCTACGCCCGGACGGCGGATCGGTCCAACTCCTGGGTCGCGACCCGTGGCGCGACGCGGTGTCACTGCACAGACGCCTGGCCTACGTGCCCGGTGATGTGGAGCTGTGGCCGAATCTGACCGGTGGGGAGGCCATCGATGTGTTCGCCCGGCTGCGGGGCGCGGCCAACCCGGCCCGCCGCGACGAGCTGATCGAGCGGTTCGACCTGGATCCGACCAAGAAGGCCCGCACCTACTCCAAAGGCAATCGTCAGAAAGTCGCGCTGATCGCGGCCTTGGCCTCGGACGCGGAACTGTTCCTGCTCGACGAACCCACCGCGGGGCTCGACCCGCTGATGGAAGTGGTGTTCCAGGATGTCGTCGCCGAAGTGAAGGCACGTGGGGGCACGGTGCTGCTGTCCAGCCACATCCTGGCCCAGGTGGAGAAACTCGCCGACCGGGTGAGCATCATCCGCGCCGGCCGGGTGGTGCAGACCGGCACCCTCACCGAACTGCGGCACCTGACCCGCACCACGATCGAAGCCGTCACCGAACGCCCGATCGGCGATCTCTGCAGCCTGCCCGGCGTGCACAACGTGCACACCGAGGACGGCAAGGTTCGCTTCGATGTCGACGCCGATACGCTCGATGACGCGGTCGCTGAAATCAGCCGCGCCGGGCTCCGCGCGCTGACCAGCCACCCGCCCACGCTCGAAGAGCTCATGCTGCGTCATTACGGCGGCGAATTCGCCACTTCGGGTAATGGGGCGCTCAAATGA